A genomic stretch from Haemophilus parainfluenzae ATCC 33392 includes:
- a CDS encoding nitrate reductase cytochrome c-type subunit: MKKSFIFMLALCSGLAFADAPQVANSIDKATESIAPAFTNPYKDVGNIPVTFPNQPPLVPHSVRGLQVTKNANQCLGCHSPDVAPTTGAPRVPESHFLTRDGQKTEGTSPRRYFCLQCHVQQTNVNPIIQNKFETIRQMQGK; the protein is encoded by the coding sequence ATGAAAAAATCATTTATTTTCATGCTAGCTTTATGTAGCGGATTGGCATTTGCTGATGCGCCACAAGTTGCAAATAGCATCGACAAAGCAACAGAAAGTATTGCACCTGCATTTACTAACCCTTATAAAGATGTAGGCAATATTCCAGTAACTTTCCCAAATCAGCCCCCACTTGTCCCGCATAGTGTACGTGGCTTACAAGTAACAAAAAATGCAAACCAATGTTTAGGCTGCCACTCTCCGGATGTTGCTCCAACAACGGGGGCACCTCGCGTACCTGAAAGTCATTTTTTAACACGAGATGGCCAAAAAACAGAAGGTACCTCACCTCGTCGTTATTTCTGTTTACAATGCCACGTTCAGCAAACTAACGTAAATCCAATTATTCAAAATAAATTCGAAACCATTCGTCAAATGCAAGGTAAATAA
- the napH gene encoding quinol dehydrogenase ferredoxin subunit NapH yields the protein MAEKYTPNKPKDAGLEARQKLGWWHAYRFLILRRISQLSIILMFLSGPIWQVWILKGNYSSSMLLDTVPLTDPLITAESLVTGYLPEITTIIGALVIVIFYAIVASKAFCSWVCPMNIVTDAAAWLRRKLGIRQSLKISRQLRYVILAVILVGSAITGTLLWEWINPVAALGRIFVFGTGATLWLVTVIFLFDLLVAEHGWCGHLCPIGAIYGVIGAKSLIKINVVDRDRCDRCMDCYNVCPEPQVLRLPLHGGPEDSQIILAKDCITCGRCIDVCAENVFAFGSRFEKQIKIKNI from the coding sequence ATGGCTGAAAAATATACCCCGAATAAGCCAAAAGATGCTGGCTTAGAAGCACGTCAAAAACTTGGTTGGTGGCATGCTTATCGCTTTTTAATTCTACGTCGAATCAGTCAATTAAGTATTATTTTAATGTTCTTAAGCGGCCCGATTTGGCAAGTTTGGATTCTAAAAGGCAATTACAGCTCAAGCATGCTTTTGGATACTGTACCATTGACAGATCCATTGATTACCGCTGAAAGTTTAGTGACAGGTTACCTACCAGAAATCACAACGATTATTGGTGCCTTAGTGATTGTCATATTCTACGCCATTGTTGCGAGCAAAGCCTTTTGTAGTTGGGTTTGCCCAATGAATATTGTGACTGATGCTGCAGCTTGGTTACGTAGAAAATTAGGTATTCGACAATCATTAAAAATTTCACGTCAACTTCGCTATGTGATTTTAGCCGTCATTTTAGTTGGTAGTGCAATAACGGGTACGCTCTTATGGGAGTGGATAAATCCTGTCGCGGCACTTGGACGTATCTTTGTCTTTGGAACAGGCGCAACCCTTTGGTTGGTTACAGTCATCTTTTTATTTGACTTACTTGTTGCTGAGCATGGCTGGTGTGGTCACCTTTGTCCAATTGGTGCGATATATGGTGTCATTGGTGCTAAAAGCCTGATAAAAATTAATGTAGTCGATCGCGATCGCTGTGACCGCTGTATGGACTGTTATAATGTTTGCCCAGAGCCGCAAGTATTAAGACTTCCTTTACATGGTGGACCTGAAGATAGCCAAATTATATTGGCAAAAGATTGTATTACTTGTGGACGTTGTATTGACGTCTGCGCAGAAAATGTATTTGCATTTGGATCTCGCTTTGAGAAACAAATAAAAATTAAAAATATTTAA